A portion of the Candidatus Cloacimonadota bacterium genome contains these proteins:
- a CDS encoding DUF448 domain-containing protein, with translation MPNRHSKAGHRPQRTCVVCRSQKDLRELLAFFLLSEGLVFDPQRRVQRRRQYVCPQENCLRGLDKWRRSQMKRKFGLRNITAIFPREEAQ, from the coding sequence CCGACCACAGCGAACCTGCGTGGTTTGCAGATCACAAAAAGATCTGCGGGAGCTGCTTGCCTTTTTTTTGCTGTCCGAAGGCCTGGTTTTCGATCCCCAGCGCCGGGTGCAGCGGCGGCGGCAATATGTGTGTCCTCAGGAAAACTGTCTGCGTGGTTTGGACAAGTGGCGGCGTTCACAGATGAAACGAAAATTTGGCTTGCGCAACATAACTGCCATTTTCCCACGGGAGGAGGCTCAATGA
- a CDS encoding 50S ribosomal protein L7Ae-like protein, with product MTRELAEKKIVNLMQFARKAGKIVAGADACIRELNSRGLRLVVIANDSAERSVRRIEYEIKEQAPRTPLMRLGNQETLSTALGVHQTGIFGVKDKQFAARMLEYQSSIANVEEQSAN from the coding sequence ATGACACGCGAGCTGGCTGAAAAGAAGATTGTGAACCTGATGCAATTCGCCCGCAAAGCCGGGAAAATCGTGGCTGGAGCGGATGCCTGCATTCGGGAGCTAAATTCCCGCGGGCTTCGCCTGGTTGTGATCGCAAATGACAGCGCGGAACGCTCTGTTCGCAGGATCGAATATGAAATCAAGGAACAGGCGCCGCGAACCCCGCTTATGCGTCTGGGAAACCAGGAAACATTGAGTACTGCTTTGGGAGTGCATCAAACCGGTATCTTCGGGGTTAAAGACAAGCAATTCGCCGCCCGGATGTTGGAATATCAATCCAGCATCGCCAATGTGGAGGAACAAAGTGCAAATTAG